In the genome of Bremerella sp. JC817, one region contains:
- a CDS encoding DUF1559 domain-containing protein, translating into MPRPRHFGFTLVELLVVIAIIGVLIALLLPAVQQAREAARRMSCSNNMRQVGLACHNYHDTFRTLPPGRLLWNGVDSSGNSKKVVTGFLAMIMPFVEQGNLSDQYKQHFGFDDIVNRQAVQTQIQSYLCPSAPGSDRQTPLYAGWNVSWTTDVSSLDPDVVGAPTDYQGVRGIHMLDASGAHTDVPGRDVGILRETGATKFAEITDGTSNTLLLFEMAGKPTNWHNGQQQETTNAQNYGHGPWSGNNGVMIYNWAADGSAKGCDDCRAYVNIDNTASPYSFHPGVMTIMLADGSTRSLAETVEYETFVNLCNRADGNVLGDF; encoded by the coding sequence CCCGCCGTCCAACAGGCCCGAGAAGCTGCCCGACGGATGTCTTGTTCGAATAACATGCGCCAAGTCGGTTTGGCGTGTCACAACTATCACGATACGTTTCGCACGCTGCCGCCGGGGCGTCTGCTGTGGAACGGCGTCGATTCGAGTGGCAACAGTAAGAAGGTCGTCACTGGCTTCCTGGCGATGATCATGCCGTTCGTCGAACAAGGCAACTTATCCGATCAGTACAAGCAGCACTTCGGTTTCGACGACATCGTCAATCGCCAGGCCGTGCAGACCCAGATCCAGTCGTACCTTTGCCCAAGTGCCCCTGGCAGCGATCGTCAAACTCCACTGTATGCTGGCTGGAACGTCAGTTGGACGACCGATGTCTCGTCGCTCGATCCCGATGTCGTCGGGGCGCCGACCGACTATCAAGGTGTTCGCGGTATCCATATGCTTGATGCGAGCGGAGCCCATACCGACGTGCCAGGTCGCGACGTAGGGATCTTGCGTGAAACGGGAGCGACCAAGTTCGCTGAAATCACCGATGGCACCAGCAACACGCTTCTGTTGTTTGAAATGGCCGGCAAGCCAACCAATTGGCACAATGGTCAGCAGCAAGAGACCACCAACGCGCAGAACTACGGCCATGGTCCCTGGTCCGGCAACAACGGCGTAATGATCTACAACTGGGCTGCCGATGGTAGTGCCAAGGGATGCGATGATTGTCGAGCCTACGTGAACATTGACAACACCGCCTCGCCTTACAGCTTTCATCCCGGCGTGATGACCATTATGCTGGCCGACGGTTCGACTCGTAGTCTCGCGGAAACCGTCGAGTACGAGACGTTCGTCAACTTGTGCAACCGAGCCGACGGCAACGTCCTGGGCGATTTTTAA